A region from the Spiroplasma taiwanense CT-1 genome encodes:
- the gltX gene encoding glutamate--tRNA ligase, with protein MKKFRLRYAPSPTGFLHIGNTRTALMNFLYAKHYNGDFIVRIEDTDLERNVDGAIESQFDNMDWLGIFADESFKKPKDGFGKYMQSQKFEIYKNYADKLIQLKKAYKCYCTPEELEKEREYQISKGIIAPQYSKKCLTRTDLKNVEKLSFNIRFNVKENRIFKINDIVRGEVEFNSKEIGDFVILKSNGIATYNFAVVIDDYDMKITHVVRGEEHISNTPKQVMIYEAFGWNMPIFCHLTLIIDETKKKLSKRSGNSMFFISQYREQGYLPEAIFNYISLLGWSPKGEQELFSKEELIKIFDENRFSKSPSTFDPNKMKWINSQWMKKLDDLNYINFVKKFIDIKKFNIKEKEKKWINDVLLLFKKELEFGQQVNEHLDIFFNKENMDLQTIEVLKSFSNWKDMMIYFKSQIQNLNSFEEEELKDLIKKTGEKFSLKGKELFMPIRIFTTLSEHGPELAKTIKLIGKQKILKNIDSIN; from the coding sequence ATGAAAAAATTTAGATTAAGATATGCACCTTCACCTACAGGTTTTTTACATATAGGCAATACAAGAACAGCATTAATGAATTTTTTGTATGCAAAACATTATAATGGAGACTTTATTGTAAGAATAGAAGATACAGATTTAGAGAGAAATGTTGATGGAGCAATTGAATCTCAATTTGACAATATGGACTGATTGGGTATCTTTGCAGATGAATCTTTTAAAAAACCAAAAGATGGTTTTGGAAAATATATGCAATCTCAGAAATTTGAAATCTATAAAAATTATGCAGATAAATTAATACAATTAAAAAAAGCTTATAAATGCTATTGTACTCCTGAGGAACTTGAAAAAGAAAGGGAATATCAAATTTCAAAAGGAATTATAGCTCCCCAATATAGTAAAAAATGTTTAACAAGAACTGACTTAAAAAATGTAGAAAAATTATCATTTAATATTAGATTTAATGTTAAAGAAAATAGAATTTTTAAAATTAATGATATTGTTAGAGGTGAAGTCGAATTCAATTCTAAAGAAATTGGTGATTTTGTAATTTTAAAATCAAATGGAATAGCTACATATAACTTTGCAGTTGTAATCGATGATTATGATATGAAAATTACTCATGTAGTTAGAGGAGAAGAACATATTTCAAATACTCCAAAACAAGTAATGATTTATGAGGCGTTTGGTTGAAATATGCCAATATTTTGTCATTTAACACTTATTATCGATGAAACTAAAAAAAAATTATCTAAAAGAAGTGGAAACTCAATGTTCTTTATTTCTCAATACAGAGAACAAGGCTATTTACCAGAAGCGATATTTAATTATATTTCTTTGCTTGGTTGAAGTCCAAAAGGTGAACAGGAATTATTTTCAAAGGAAGAATTAATTAAAATCTTTGATGAAAATCGCTTTTCTAAATCTCCAAGTACTTTTGATCCAAATAAAATGAAATGAATTAATAGTCAGTGAATGAAAAAATTAGACGATTTAAATTATATTAACTTTGTTAAAAAATTTATAGATATTAAAAAATTTAATATAAAAGAAAAAGAGAAGAAGTGAATCAATGATGTTTTATTACTTTTTAAAAAAGAGTTGGAGTTTGGACAACAAGTAAATGAACATTTAGATATATTTTTTAATAAAGAAAATATGGACTTACAAACTATAGAAGTTTTAAAAAGTTTTAGTAATTGAAAAGATATGATGATTTATTTTAAAAGTCAAATTCAAAATTTGAATTCTTTTGAAGAAGAAGAATTAAAAGATTTAATAAAAAAAACAGGTGAAAAATTTAGTTTAAAGGGAAAAGAATTATTCATGCCTATAAGAATATTTACTACACTTAGTGAACACGGTCCAGAATTAGCAAAAACCATTAAACTTATTGGAAAACAAAAAATTTTAAAAAACATTGATAGCATTAATTAA
- a CDS encoding 2-C-methyl-D-erythritol 2,4-cyclodiphosphate synthase codes for MFKVGFSKDMHNLIKGKYITLAGQKIECEFSIKAYSDGDVVFHALSEAILGALGKEDIGTYYNKENMPQNFSSLEIVDYVKNLLVLEKYCILNIDILIELDFPNLIEHKKLIKNNILEIFNLRENQVSIKATTTENNFPKLISCYCNLILKKEINNEKI; via the coding sequence ATGTTTAAAGTAGGTTTTTCAAAGGACATGCATAATTTAATTAAAGGAAAATATATAACTTTAGCAGGTCAAAAAATTGAGTGTGAATTCTCAATAAAAGCTTATAGTGATGGAGATGTTGTTTTTCATGCTTTAAGTGAAGCAATTTTGGGAGCATTAGGGAAAGAAGATATCGGAACTTATTATAATAAAGAAAATATGCCACAAAATTTTTCTTCATTAGAAATAGTTGATTATGTTAAAAATCTATTGGTTTTAGAAAAATATTGTATTTTAAATATTGATATTCTAATTGAACTAGATTTTCCTAATTTAATAGAGCATAAAAAATTAATTAAAAATAATATATTGGAAATTTTTAATTTAAGGGAAAATCAAGTTTCGATAAAAGCAACAACTACAGAGAATAATTTTCCTAAATTAATTTCTTGCTATTGTAATTTAATTTTAAAAAAGGAGATAAATAATGAAAAAATTTAG
- the ychF gene encoding redox-regulated ATPase YchF: protein MSLKVGIVGLPNVGKSTLFNAITNSKVEAANYPFATIEPNVGVVEVHDSRLDKLAEIFNSKKTIYTTIEFVDIAGLIAGASKGEGLGNAFLANIRETDAICQVVRCFDSKEITHVEGSVDPIRDIEIIELELILADETSVKKRLQKVEPKFKSTKDKEIIFEYNLLKKIETQLADGKLLNKLDFTDEEKIILKSFQLLTTKKIIYVVNVREEGLIDDNKYVNLVKEYAQKTFSPVVKICAKIEEELSELDAEEKSIFLNDLGVNESGLNLLTKASYSLLGLKTYFTCGPQEARGWQFKEGSTAPECAGIIHTDFEKGFIKADVYKCDDLFDLGDEQKLKNSGKIRLEGKNYLVQDGDVCLFKFNR, encoded by the coding sequence ATGAGTTTAAAAGTAGGAATTGTTGGTTTACCCAACGTTGGTAAATCCACTCTTTTTAATGCAATTACAAATTCAAAAGTGGAAGCAGCAAATTACCCATTTGCAACTATTGAACCTAATGTGGGAGTTGTGGAAGTTCATGATTCTAGATTAGATAAATTGGCTGAGATTTTTAATTCAAAAAAAACTATATATACAACAATCGAATTTGTAGATATTGCTGGTTTAATTGCAGGTGCAAGTAAGGGTGAGGGCCTTGGAAATGCATTTTTGGCAAATATAAGAGAGACAGATGCAATTTGTCAAGTGGTTAGATGTTTTGATTCAAAAGAGATAACTCACGTTGAAGGAAGCGTAGATCCAATTAGAGACATTGAAATTATTGAGTTAGAATTAATACTTGCAGATGAAACAAGTGTTAAAAAGAGACTTCAAAAAGTGGAACCAAAGTTTAAATCAACAAAGGATAAAGAAATTATTTTTGAATATAATTTACTTAAAAAAATTGAAACTCAATTAGCTGATGGAAAACTATTAAATAAGTTAGATTTTACAGATGAAGAAAAAATAATTCTTAAATCTTTTCAATTACTAACAACAAAAAAAATAATATATGTGGTTAATGTAAGGGAGGAGGGTTTAATTGATGACAATAAATATGTCAATTTGGTTAAAGAGTATGCACAAAAAACATTCTCACCAGTTGTAAAAATTTGTGCAAAAATAGAAGAGGAATTAAGCGAGCTTGATGCTGAAGAAAAGTCTATTTTTTTAAATGATTTAGGTGTTAATGAATCAGGTTTAAATTTATTAACAAAAGCATCTTATTCATTACTTGGTTTGAAAACGTATTTCACTTGCGGTCCTCAGGAAGCAAGAGGTTGGCAATTTAAAGAAGGTTCAACAGCTCCAGAATGTGCAGGGATTATTCATACAGATTTTGAAAAAGGTTTTATAAAAGCGGATGTTTATAAATGTGATGATCTTTTTGATTTAGGAGATGAGCAAAAATTAAAAAATAGTGGAAAAATAAGATTAGAAGGTAAAAATTATTTAGTTCAGGATGGAGATGTTTGCCTTTTTAAATTCAATAGATAA
- a CDS encoding ParB/RepB/Spo0J family partition protein — MAMSKKRYNFKGLDDIFGESVSDIVGVIENDKKISDTNKKTINIDLLKPNPFQPRKLFENDELNELAESIKLHGIIQPIIINQDHQIIAGERRTRAAKIAGLKEIPVILLNITNTQMEEFAIIENIQRVDLLDIEEAVAYKKLSVNLNLKQEEIASRVGKSRSHVANIMRLLNLPEKIQNAMLEKKITMGQAKPLLSIINNIELLDDIFNKIIEKDLTSREVEALIKNKNKVSFVTENNKKPSVIFAENNLMRKLGTKVTIDNGKFIIRYSDEDDLNRIFEILGLIDEN; from the coding sequence ATGGCGATGTCTAAAAAAAGATATAATTTTAAAGGGCTTGATGATATTTTTGGTGAATCAGTATCAGATATAGTCGGAGTAATTGAAAATGACAAAAAAATTTCAGATACAAATAAGAAAACAATTAATATTGATTTGTTAAAGCCAAATCCTTTTCAACCAAGAAAGTTATTTGAAAATGATGAATTAAATGAATTAGCTGAATCTATTAAACTTCATGGAATAATTCAACCAATAATAATAAATCAAGATCACCAAATAATTGCAGGAGAAAGAAGAACAAGAGCTGCAAAAATTGCTGGTCTTAAAGAGATACCAGTTATTTTATTAAATATTACAAATACACAAATGGAAGAGTTTGCAATTATTGAAAATATTCAAAGAGTAGATTTATTAGATATTGAAGAGGCTGTTGCATATAAAAAACTTTCAGTAAATTTAAATTTAAAACAAGAAGAAATTGCATCACGTGTAGGAAAATCAAGGTCACATGTTGCAAATATAATGAGGTTATTAAATTTACCAGAAAAAATTCAAAATGCAATGTTGGAAAAAAAAATAACTATGGGGCAGGCAAAACCTTTGTTATCTATTATTAATAATATTGAACTTTTAGATGATATTTTCAATAAAATTATTGAAAAAGATTTAACCTCTAGAGAAGTTGAAGCACTAATAAAAAATAAAAATAAAGTAAGTTTTGTTACGGAAAATAATAAAAAACCTTCAGTCATATTTGCTGAAAATAATTTAATGAGAAAATTGGGAACAAAAGTAACTATTGATAATGGAAAATTTATAATTAGATATTCTGACGAAGATGATTTAAATAGAATATTTGAAATATTAGGATTAATTGATGAAAATTAA
- a CDS encoding ParA family protein — MAKIISISNQKGGVGKTTTSVNLACGLALANKRVLLIDMDPQFNATTGIGYEIDSKTLSMYHVFIGEQELNNIIVKEIKPNIDLAPSSIDVAAVDLILLEQRNNNQNVLRDQINSVKQNYDYIIIDCPPSLGLINRNGLAISDTVLIPIQAEHYAMHGVAQLLRTIKKVKETLNSDLTIEGVLVTMFDSRTRLAHDVLEEIMKTFGPKVYKSVIPRNIKISESSMEGKSIYEYDKNGAGSIAYIEFVKEVLKENGDV, encoded by the coding sequence ATGGCAAAAATTATTTCAATTTCAAATCAAAAAGGTGGTGTCGGGAAAACAACAACTTCGGTAAATTTAGCTTGTGGTTTAGCTTTGGCAAATAAAAGAGTTCTTTTGATAGATATGGACCCGCAATTTAATGCAACAACAGGTATAGGTTATGAAATTGATAGCAAAACATTAAGTATGTATCATGTTTTTATTGGTGAACAGGAATTAAATAATATTATTGTTAAGGAAATTAAACCAAATATCGATTTAGCACCAAGTTCAATTGATGTTGCTGCAGTAGATTTAATTCTATTAGAACAAAGAAATAATAATCAAAATGTATTAAGAGACCAAATAAATTCTGTTAAACAAAATTACGATTATATTATTATTGATTGCCCGCCAAGCTTAGGATTAATTAACAGAAATGGTCTTGCTATTTCAGATACTGTTTTAATTCCAATTCAAGCAGAACATTATGCTATGCACGGTGTTGCGCAACTTTTAAGAACGATAAAAAAAGTAAAAGAAACATTAAATTCTGATTTAACCATTGAAGGAGTTTTAGTGACAATGTTTGATTCTAGAACAAGACTTGCTCATGATGTTTTAGAAGAAATTATGAAAACTTTTGGACCAAAAGTATATAAATCAGTTATTCCAAGAAACATAAAAATTTCAGAATCTTCAATGGAAGGTAAGTCAATATATGAATATGATAAAAATGGAGCAGGGTCTATTGCATATATTGAATTTGTAAAGGAAGTGTTGAAAGAAAATGGCGATGTCTAA
- the rsmG gene encoding 16S rRNA (guanine(527)-N(7))-methyltransferase RsmG produces the protein MEWYKFKDLKVELKDNQKEKLIIFKNLLQQENEKYNLTSITDDQEIIDKHFYDSLIFSNVFNLDNLEIMDIGTGAGFPGIVLKIIFPNSRIYLVESNGKKINFMNKVIQELNLKNIWTVNKRAEEFSVLNKEKFDLIISRAMAPLNILLEVGVQALKINGYFICLKGKNAEFEINDLNNCENKIGLKLEKIQEIDDLVLGKRINLFYIKIASTSNFYPRLYCQIKKRPLGK, from the coding sequence ATGGAATGGTATAAATTTAAGGATTTAAAAGTAGAATTAAAAGATAATCAAAAGGAAAAATTGATTATATTTAAAAATCTTTTACAACAGGAAAATGAAAAATATAATTTAACTTCAATAACAGACGATCAAGAAATAATTGATAAGCATTTTTATGATTCATTAATATTTTCAAATGTTTTTAATTTAGATAATTTGGAAATAATGGATATAGGTACAGGTGCTGGCTTCCCGGGTATAGTTTTAAAAATTATTTTTCCAAATTCTAGAATTTATCTAGTAGAATCAAATGGTAAGAAAATTAATTTTATGAATAAAGTTATTCAAGAACTAAATTTAAAGAATATATGAACAGTTAATAAAAGAGCTGAAGAATTTTCCGTTCTAAATAAAGAGAAATTTGATTTAATTATTTCAAGAGCTATGGCGCCATTGAATATTTTACTGGAAGTAGGTGTTCAAGCTTTAAAAATTAATGGTTATTTTATTTGTTTAAAAGGAAAAAATGCAGAATTTGAAATAAATGATTTAAATAATTGTGAAAATAAGATAGGACTTAAATTAGAAAAAATTCAAGAAATTGATGATTTAGTTTTAGGAAAAAGAATTAATTTATTTTATATAAAAATTGCTAGCACATCAAATTTTTATCCAAGATTATATTGTCAAATAAAGAAAAGACCGCTAGGGAAATAA
- a CDS encoding APC family permease, with protein sequence MIKISKKNKTKNKIFEFLTIFSMVFGIVVGGGIYLKNKTEPGGVLWEAGRNPWIALGVWLFIGVMCALMMISFIEAASTTKDGEHSTTQTWANKFINRRTASLFSILYICMYLPILAAIGAIFTIDTLFDAINNLYFSLNNESLISIIGEVNFIFIKITLSTIVLITFQVMNIYTKKPSKIIQNIFTFIKFIPLFTVIIGGIIIVLNNKNNINSFNPSQPYESVSLSLVFATMIPILFAFDGFIYASALKKDCEHKEVVAPAMMTAILAVTVFYIFITVSVFISREDGNIFNFFETIFNNNPWVIFIFRIIIAATLLTMVNGYTTLLPRTVHSALQEGFIFFPEKKKKISYEKSGFIGMIVTLSIYIVFIIISLLITWNSEKIDYFYIANYSSNSSVMFAFVVYFILIVAILDNRRTNKVEVQKIKGGYILGIVAAIFILIVMSYTYYDFFVNKIKNNNLIDPLLLIFFSLLIALFWVINEALISKINIKENDFYLRLHPKNWFKYDRNKEIEKYINKNKVK encoded by the coding sequence ATGATAAAAATATCAAAAAAGAATAAAACAAAAAATAAAATATTTGAATTTTTAACAATATTTTCAATGGTTTTTGGAATTGTTGTTGGAGGTGGAATTTATTTAAAAAACAAAACTGAACCAGGAGGTGTTCTTTGAGAAGCCGGTAGAAATCCTTGAATTGCACTTGGAGTTTGATTATTTATTGGAGTAATGTGTGCTTTAATGATGATTTCCTTTATTGAAGCCGCATCAACAACAAAAGATGGTGAACATTCAACAACACAAACTTGGGCAAATAAATTTATAAATAGAAGAACAGCTTCATTATTTTCAATTTTATATATTTGTATGTATTTACCAATATTAGCAGCTATAGGAGCTATTTTTACAATAGATACTTTATTTGATGCAATCAATAATTTATATTTTTCTTTAAATAATGAAAGTTTGATAAGTATTATAGGTGAAGTTAATTTTATTTTTATTAAAATAACATTATCTACTATTGTTCTTATAACTTTTCAAGTAATGAATATTTATACAAAAAAACCAAGTAAAATAATTCAAAATATTTTTACTTTCATTAAATTTATTCCTCTTTTCACTGTTATTATTGGTGGAATAATTATTGTCTTAAATAACAAAAATAATATAAATTCTTTTAATCCAAGTCAACCATATGAATCTGTTTCACTTTCATTAGTTTTTGCAACGATGATACCAATATTGTTTGCTTTTGACGGTTTTATATATGCTTCGGCATTAAAAAAAGATTGTGAACATAAAGAAGTGGTTGCTCCAGCAATGATGACAGCGATATTGGCTGTAACAGTTTTTTATATTTTTATAACAGTTTCTGTTTTTATTTCAAGAGAGGATGGAAATATTTTCAATTTTTTTGAAACAATTTTTAATAACAATCCATGAGTTATTTTTATTTTCAGAATTATAATTGCTGCAACTTTATTAACTATGGTAAATGGTTATACAACTTTACTGCCAAGAACAGTTCATTCTGCATTACAAGAAGGATTTATTTTTTTTCCTGAAAAAAAGAAAAAAATATCTTATGAAAAATCTGGTTTTATAGGAATGATAGTTACATTGTCAATTTATATTGTATTTATAATAATTTCATTATTAATAACATGGAATTCAGAAAAAATTGATTATTTTTATATAGCAAATTATTCATCAAATAGTAGTGTTATGTTTGCATTTGTTGTTTATTTTATTTTAATTGTTGCAATTCTTGATAATAGAAGAACAAACAAAGTTGAGGTCCAGAAAATTAAAGGTGGATATATATTAGGTATAGTTGCAGCAATTTTTATCTTAATAGTTATGAGTTATACTTATTATGATTTTTTTGTAAATAAGATAAAAAATAATAATTTAATAGATCCCTTGTTGTTAATATTTTTTTCATTACTAATTGCATTATTTTGAGTGATTAATGAAGCTCTTATTTCTAAAATAAATATAAAAGAAAATGATTTTTATTTGAGATTGCATCCAAAAAATTGATTTAAGTATGATAGAAATAAAGAAATTGAAAAGTATATTAACAAAAATAAGGTAAAATAA